In Ranitomeya variabilis isolate aRanVar5 unplaced genomic scaffold, aRanVar5.hap1 Scaffold_489, whole genome shotgun sequence, the following proteins share a genomic window:
- the LOC143790631 gene encoding uncharacterized protein LOC143790631 has product MASSAKPGLLLCKRCLKFYRNLRIHLSHVCMKTMKAEINKEVKTAKRNMQRVAQSLSVVPYNSLNFQNSQFTNAQDFFTNFLESRGCIVTGKPSESPSTEEPIVLPTVVEKASSSANMPLRKKITVVGFHKKHDLKSTILLSFKKYLKGKCSASTIKPMIQIVSRFLYFINSEEISVDFLKNLRATREYFLSLERLKTSEETIKKHFSHLRKFISFLLSEDYPSDLDDEAKNAVGPFMETLKVIENKLNQKLVKGRKRG; this is encoded by the exons ATGGCATCTTCTGCAAAGCCAGGCCTTCTTCTCTGTAAGAGATGTCTTAAGTTTTACAGAAACCTCCGCATTCATCTTAGCCATGTTTGCATGAAAACCATGAAGGCAGAGATCAACAAAGAGGTGAAGACTGCAAAAAGGAACATGCAGAGGGTGGCCCAATCCCTGTCTGTTGTTCCTTATAACAGTCTAAATTTCCAGAACAGCCAATTTACCAATGCCCAGGACTTCTTCACAAACTTTTTGGAAAGTCGTGGTTGCATTGTGACAGGAAAACCTTCTGAAAG cCCATCCACGGAGGAGCCTATTGTTCTCCCTACTGTTGTTGAAAAAGCTAG TTCAAGTGCCAATATGCCCCTGCGGAAAAAAATCACTGTGGTTGGGTTTCACAAAAAGCATGATTTAAAATCCACTATTTTActgagttttaaaaaatatttgaagGGGAAATGTTCAGCATCGACCATAAAGCCAATG ATACAAATCGTTTCCCGCTTTCTCTACTTTATAAACTCTGAAGAGATCTCTGTGGACTTTTTAAAAAACTTGAGGGCTACCAGAGAATATTTTCTTTCCCTGGAAAGACTGAAGACCAGTGAAGAAACCATTAAAAAGCATTTCAGTCACCTGCGGAAATTTATAAGTTTCCTACTCTCAGAGGACTACCCCAGTGACCTCGACGACGAAGCTAAAAATGCAGTTGGTCCCTTTATGGAGACCCTAAAGGTCATAGAGAATAAATTGAACCAGAAGCTTGTTAAAGGCAGGAAGAGGGGGTAA
- the LOC143790634 gene encoding uncharacterized protein LOC143790634, whose amino-acid sequence MADCRKILTVAKPHISDIFTRAQLCIKLIDKEKTLACYYLQAVLVYKYLRNPSEIKNLMVKEWIEREKLHVDGQLVTIVKSIKSIVILQDEDEQNFCTYFEKIRPTVQPEDVNKALEFFVSCKGKRILNPVKDMERFQKKYGLPIITWTRSINIYKKWAEENLSQVERDQANAYLQLDTKPDTVDTSLLAAGMLLVATLKGDDEAGTSESTLPKRRRITAEEGSEGQTNEEETEGAGSFIGTAGEGGNRGHSEAEQTDKEKTVQQAEKLFHFSRLIKKYPVGVDDDPPTLSACSQYTENFAKYCQDKWRREQYNLRVSNAIDFFRHFPKEKDLKNYLKKQHWTTNLPGLQDVQSGWMPKPKRGDPEHVTKLQEMIRSQKWRGLIITNDKTKGEGLHTTRGLTKGDIICDYHGALIAGNEAEILQSTVHENECYMFFFNIGKEVWCFDSREAPCKCHPDMPSTFGRKINHSQKNYNVKPVVKYILDDHTPSILFTAICDLKPGVELLFDYGVKKNQFGEASNISWLNT is encoded by the exons atggcTGATTGTCGCAAAATTTTGACAGTGGCCAAGCCTCACATCTCTGATATCTTTACACGAGCACAATTGTGCATTAAGCTGATTGATAAGGAGAAGACTTTGGCATGTTATTATCTTCAGGCTGTTCTCGTCTATAAATATTTGCGTAACCCATCTGAGATCAAAAATCTAATG GTAAAAGAATGGATTGAGAGGGAGAAATTGCATGTTGATGGACAGCTGGTGACAATAGTAAAGTCAATAAAAAGTATTGTTATACTGCAGGATGAGGATGAGCAG AATTTCTGCACATACTTTGAAAAGATTAGGCCAACTGTTCAGCCAGAGGATGTAAATAAGGCGCTTGAATTCTTTGTGTCCTGCAAGGGGAAAAGAATCTTGAATCCTGTCAAAGACATGGAGCGCTTCCAGAAGAA GTATGGGCTGCCCATAATAACATGGACGAGGTCAATAAACATATATAAAAAGTGGGCTGAAGAAAATCTTTCCCAAGTGGAAAGAGACCAGGCCAATGCATATTTGCAGCTTGACACCAAACCAGACACCGTGGATACATCTCTATTGGCGGCCGGGATGTTATTAGTAGCCACACTAAAGGGAGACGATGAAGCAGGAACCTCCGA ATCTACATTGCCCAAGAGGCGGAGGATCACAGCAGAAGAAGGCAGCGAGGGACAAACtaatgaggaagagacagaaggcgcTGG AAGTTTCATTGGCACTGCAGGAGAAGGCGGCAATCGAGGACATTCTGAGGCGGAACAAACAGACAAGGAAAAAACAGTCCAACAGGCTGAAAAACTGTTCCATTTCAGCAGACTAATTAAAAAGTACCCTGTTGGAGTGGACGATGATCCGCCGACCCTGTCCGCCTGCAGTCAGTACACCGAGAATTTTGCGAAGTACTGTCAGGATAAATGGAGGCGGGAACAGTACAATTTACGGGTTTCAAATGCAATCG ATTTTTTCAGGCATTTCCCCAAAGAAAAAGACCTAAAGAACTATTTGAAAAAACAGCATTGGACAACCAATCTACCTGGCCTACAAGATGTCCAAAGTGGATGGATGCCAAAACCAAAAAGAGGGGATCCAGAGCATGTTACCAAGCTTCAAGAAATGATTAGGTCACAAAAATGGAGAGGCCTTATCATCACAAATGATAAAACGAAAGGTGAAGGACTCCACACGACTCGTGGATTAACCAAGGGTGACATCATTTGTGACTATCATGGGGCGcttatagcaggaaatgaggctgaAATATTACAATCAACCGTGCATGAAAATGAAtgctatatgtttttttttaatattggaaAAGAGGTGTGGTGTTTTGATTCCAGGGAGGCTCCATGCAAATGCCACCCAGACATGCCATCAACATTTGGACGAAAGATCAAtcattcacaaaaaaattacaatgTGAAACCTGTCGTTAAATACATACTTGACGATCACACCCCATCAATCCTATTTACGGCTATTTGTGATCTCAAACCAGGGGTAGAACTTTTGTTTGATTATGGTGTCAAAAAGAATCAATTTGGAGAAGCTTCAAATATCTCATGGCTGAACACATGA